A genomic region of Sulfobacillus acidophilus DSM 10332 contains the following coding sequences:
- a CDS encoding glycosyl transferase group 1 (PFAM: Glycosyl transferases group 1~COGs: COG0438 Glycosyltransferase~InterPro IPR001296~KEGG: tjr:TherJR_2842 glycosyl transferase group 1~PFAM: Glycosyl transferase, group 1~SPTR: Glycosyl transferase group 1): protein MRVALVHDWLVTMGGAERVLEVLAELYPDAPIYTGVVDYRALSPTLQKRKIIPSLVQGWPRATRWYNRYLPGLAYAMEQFDLRAYDVVISSSSAVAKGVLTPAETLHVSYVHTPMRYAWDLYPVYYHEEARGLTRRLMGPVFHYLRLWDRLSADRVDVMVANSHTVQQRIQKHYRRSASVIYPPVAVDRLTVNPVPGRYYLVLSRLVRYKRVDLAVLAANRLREPLVVAGDGPERKALERLAGPTVRFVGRISEPEKIRLMQEAKALIFPGEEDFGIVPVEMQAVGRPVIAFGRGGVLDTVKPGETGWFFAEQSVDAVVEAIKSGDRVNWDPELIRRHALAFGTDRFRDEFSLLMKRALARESPDDRIRLETRVKDGDRG from the coding sequence ATGCGGGTGGCGTTAGTCCATGATTGGTTGGTGACCATGGGGGGCGCCGAACGGGTGCTGGAAGTGCTGGCCGAACTCTATCCGGATGCCCCCATTTATACCGGGGTGGTCGATTATCGCGCCCTGAGCCCGACGTTACAAAAGCGAAAGATTATTCCCTCGTTGGTTCAAGGCTGGCCGCGGGCGACCCGTTGGTACAACCGCTATCTGCCCGGTTTGGCGTATGCGATGGAACAATTTGATTTGCGGGCCTATGATGTCGTGATTTCGTCGTCGTCGGCGGTCGCCAAGGGAGTCCTGACGCCCGCCGAAACGCTGCACGTGAGCTACGTTCATACCCCCATGCGCTACGCTTGGGATTTGTATCCGGTTTATTATCATGAGGAGGCGCGCGGCCTGACCCGGCGGTTGATGGGCCCCGTCTTTCATTATCTTAGGCTTTGGGACCGCCTCAGCGCGGATCGGGTCGACGTGATGGTCGCGAATTCCCATACGGTGCAACAGCGCATTCAAAAGCACTATCGGCGGTCCGCGTCCGTCATTTATCCCCCGGTGGCGGTCGATCGGTTGACGGTCAATCCGGTGCCCGGACGCTACTATCTCGTCTTGTCCCGGTTGGTCCGCTATAAGCGGGTGGATCTGGCCGTTTTAGCCGCCAATCGCTTGCGGGAGCCCTTGGTGGTGGCCGGCGACGGGCCTGAGCGAAAAGCCTTGGAACGGCTCGCCGGGCCCACGGTCCGATTTGTGGGACGGATTTCGGAACCCGAGAAAATCCGGTTGATGCAAGAGGCTAAAGCCCTTATTTTTCCGGGCGAAGAGGATTTTGGCATCGTGCCGGTCGAAATGCAGGCCGTCGGTCGGCCGGTAATTGCTTTTGGCCGTGGAGGCGTATTAGATACCGTAAAGCCGGGGGAAACCGGCTGGTTCTTTGCCGAGCAGTCGGTGGATGCGGTCGTCGAGGCGATTAAATCCGGCGATCGGGTCAATTGGGATCCGGAGCTTATTCGCCGCCATGCTCTCGCGTTTGGGACCGATCGGTTTCGGGACGAGTTTTCCCTTTTAATGAAACGGGCGTTGGCTCGCGAGTCGCCGGACGATAGGATAAGATTAGAGACACGGGTAAAGGACGGGGACCGGGGTTGA